The genomic interval GAAACGCTTCGCCGTGCGTGTCCCAGCTTTCGTTGTTCCCCAGGTTGACCTGCACTAGGTTCACGCCGGCTTCCACCAGCCGCCGGGCCATCAACAGCGACCAGCCGAACGAGTTGCGGCCGTAGCGGTCTTGTGTGCGATCGTCTGCCCGCGTGACATCGAAGGCCCACTGCACCTTGGCGTCGGCCAGCAGCGAAATGGCGCCCTGCCGGTAGCGATCGAACTCGACCGACTCGGCCAACCGCTCGAGCTGCCGGCGCTGCCGCTCGACCTCGGCCAGCATGCCGACGCGACTGCCGAACCGCGCCCGATCGACGCCCTGCGGCAGACTCAAGTTGGGCGCCTGGAACAACCGGTTGTCGGCGTGGCCGCGCTCCTGATGGTCGAAGGGAAACTCCGGATAGGCACCGTAGGAAGTGGCGTGGAACGGGGAAGCCTCGACGAACCACGGCTCGTAACGCTGGCCGAGAATGCCGGCGAACTGGCCGGGAATGGCGCGGCCGCTGTTGTGAATGAGCCGCTCCGGCAGCACGATGGCGGGCGGCAGGTTGTTGCGGCCGGCCGTGGCACAACCGGCCACCGCGGCGATCGAAGGCCAGTCGGCCGGCCGCGCCGCCGTCGGGTTGAAGCCGGGCGGAAGGTCGCTGCGCCCGGTGAGCATGATGTGGTGCCCGGCCGAGTGGTCGTTGGAGTGGTGCGTGAGCGAACGCAGGAGCGCCCACAGATGGCTGCGCGCGGCCAGCCGCGGCAGGTGCTCGCAGATTTGCAGGCCCGGCGTGCGCGTGGCGATCGGCTTGAACTCGCCGCGAATGTTGCCGGGCGCCGCGGGTTTCAGGTCGAAACTGTCGTGTTGCGCCAGGCCGCCGGAGAGGAAGATGTAGATGGCGGAGCGTGCTCTGCCGCGATGGCGAGTGGATGAACTACCCGCCTCGGTCGCTGCCCGCAGCGCTTCGAGGTGGTTGATGCCCAGCCCCGCCAGGCCGATCGCGCCGGCCTGGATCAGGCAGCGCCGCGACAAACGTGGATGGTGGGGCACGAGCGGAGCGGGGCGATTCATCGTCAGTGGTCGCGGATATCGATTCCTTGAATGGCCAGCTTGCCGCCCTCCGGCACAACTTTGAATTGAACGGTTTTGCCCAGCTTTCTCTTGGGACGTCCTCTTCCACCGGCAGGTTGGACCGGTTGATTGGTGTTGCCTTCTTCGAGCAGGACAATATGCACCCCCTGAACCTGCTTGCCGGGCGCCAGCTTGACATTGGCAAAGGCGGCCTTCATGTCGCTGACCATGCTTTCGCTGGCTTTGCCGTCGCGAAAGACCTTGGCCTTGCCCGACGCCTTGCTGCTGAACAAGTCGCTCATGTCGTCCAACTCGTCGGCCATCAGCTTGTCGTAAAACTTCTGCGCAAGGAGTTCCGCCTCGCTCGTGGCGCCTGAAAACGGCGACTGGTTTCCTCCCATGCCGGGGCCGGCTTGCATCGCGCCCGGTCCGCCCTGCTGCATACCTGGTCCGCCCTGCTGCATACCTGGTGGTGGTCCGCCCTGCTGCGCGCCTGGTGGTGGTCCGCTCTGCTGCATACCTGGCCCGCCCTGCTGCATACCTGGTGGTGGTCCGCCCTGCTGCGCACCTGGTGGTGGTCCGCTCTGCTGCATACCTGGCCCGCCCTGCTGCATGCCGGGTCCGCCCGCTTGCATGCCTGGCATATTAGCCGCTCCCGGCGCGCTCGCACCGGAGGCAGGCGCGTTTGGGGTAGGCACCGAAGTGCTCGATGTTGTCGGACTTGCGGTTGGCGTGCTACCGGCTGCCGGAGTCGTCGATGGTTCTGAGGCGGGCCCGCCCGCTGAGGCCACCGTGGCCGTGGCCGGCGCCGCAGTCGTGGACGGCATGTCACTCTCGACCCCACAGCCGGCGACAAGAGTCAGCGCACCGACGGCGCAGAGCCATTTACAATACGACACGACACCGTCGCTTGACATGATGGTTTCTCGAAAAACAGACAGGCGATCCGCACCGCAGGTTAAAGACGCCCTCATTCTCACAATAATGCCGAATCGACGCAAGCAGAACCGGCTCACGGCCTCACGGCCTCACGGTGACCAAAGCGTTACACGTGACGGGACCGGCGCAATGTGTTATTTTGAACGAATGCTGGCCAAAGAGATCAAGCGTGGCATGATCGTCAACTACAGCTGCGCGCCGTGCATCATCGAGACGATCGCCGTGCAAAGCCCATCGGCGCGGGGAGCGGCCACTTACTACAAATATCGGGCACGAAATCTGATCAGCAAGCAGAAGGTCGACATCACGCTCAAGGGCGGCGAGTCGCTCGACGAAGCCGATTTCGAGAAGCGGCCGGTCAAGTTCATGTACTCCGACGGGAGTTACTTGCACTTCCTCGATCAGACCGACTTCAACCAGCACTCCTTGCCCGCGGCCGACCTGCAGGAGCAGGCCAGCTAT from Pirellulales bacterium carries:
- a CDS encoding elongation factor P; translation: MCYFERMLAKEIKRGMIVNYSCAPCIIETIAVQSPSARGAATYYKYRARNLISKQKVDITLKGGESLDEADFEKRPVKFMYSDGSYLHFLDQTDFNQHSLPAADLQEQASYLNEELEGVTALFYNNECVGIDIPQTVVLKIAECDPYVKGNSATGRTKPAKLETGLMIHVPEYLAQGELVKVDTRTGEFLSRA
- a CDS encoding DUF1501 domain-containing protein — its product is MNRPAPLVPHHPRLSRRCLIQAGAIGLAGLGINHLEALRAATEAGSSSTRHRGRARSAIYIFLSGGLAQHDSFDLKPAAPGNIRGEFKPIATRTPGLQICEHLPRLAARSHLWALLRSLTHHSNDHSAGHHIMLTGRSDLPPGFNPTAARPADWPSIAAVAGCATAGRNNLPPAIVLPERLIHNSGRAIPGQFAGILGQRYEPWFVEASPFHATSYGAYPEFPFDHQERGHADNRLFQAPNLSLPQGVDRARFGSRVGMLAEVERQRRQLERLAESVEFDRYRQGAISLLADAKVQWAFDVTRADDRTQDRYGRNSFGWSLLMARRLVEAGVNLVQVNLGNNESWDTHGEAFPHLKDKLLPPTDKAVSALLDDLDESGQLESTLIVMAGEFGRTPKITHLPQFYKLPGRDHWGAVQTVFFAGGGVRGGTVIGSSDKIGAFPASQPQRPENLAATIYRSLGIPSVAVFRDALDRPHHIYAGEPIEGLT